The following proteins are co-located in the Anomalospiza imberbis isolate Cuckoo-Finch-1a 21T00152 chromosome Z, ASM3175350v1, whole genome shotgun sequence genome:
- the SLC26A1 gene encoding sulfate anion transporter 1 isoform X1, with protein sequence MKRLCGDKFNKEAEQEARRLTENPLLYSGSSTTYFKESCDPEALCYWVVIQELLWNYCSYFVPLSNVWLKTSIHSHVQNQSWYIPVKKLSRNTLNEVNTGKMERPLEANRMENNISSCLLMERKTHVKINRKEIMVAKMRKSCSCTPQKLKNFLMDFFPVLQWLPKYRCKDYIWGDVMSGLVIGIILVPQAIAYSLLAGLKPIYSLYTSFFANIIYFLMGTSRHVSVGIFSLISLMVGQVVDRELLLAGFDLNDDAPPASGDGSLQNDNLSNTTAFNLTIAGINAECGKECYAIGIATALTFMAGVYQVLMGMFHLGFVSMYLSESVLDGFATGASLTILTAQVKYLIGIKIPRSQGHGMLVITWINIFRNISQANLCDVITSAICIVVLVAAKELGDRYKHKLKFPLPTELVVIVVATLVSHYGKLNEMYASSVSGAIPTGFIPPKVPEFNLMLRVALDALPLAIVSFVFTVSLSEMFAKKYAYTIRANQEMFAVGFCNIIPSFFHSFATSAALAKTLVKTSTGCQTQISGVISAMVVLLVLLFLAPLFYSLQKCVLACIIIVSLRGALRKFRDVPARYHVNKVDTLVWVVTMSASALISTEIGLLVGIVFSMLCIILRTQRPRTALLGQIQDTSFYEDDSEYENLSTVPKVKIFRFEAPLYYANRNYFLKSLYRLTDLDPNLEAARRKKYEKKEKQHLKKGSHRTANGLGIGETTLQLVPKQIDFQALVVDCSSISFLDTTGVSTLKEILKDYKNLNISVLLACCNPSVIDSLKRGGYFGKDFGCMQEMLFYSIHNAVLFAKDQKLPADCSV encoded by the exons AAAGCTGTGATCCTGAGGCACTGTGCTACTGGGTGGTGATACAAGAACTGTTGTGGAACTACTGCAGCTACTTTGTGCCCTTG AGCAATGTCTGGCTGAAGACTTCCATTCATTCTCACGTGCAAAACCAGAGCTGGTACATTCCTGTCAAAAAGCTATCCAG GAACACATTAAATGAAGTAAACACCGGGAAAATGGAAAGACCACTTGAGGCTAACAGAATGGAAAACAACATCTCATCCTGCCTTCTCATGGAAAGAAAGACTCATGTCAAGATTAACAGGAAAGAAATCATGGTAGCTAAAATGAGaaagagctgctcctgcacacCACAGAAGCTGAAGAACTTTCTTATGGACTTCTTTCCCGTTTTACAATGGCTTCCCAAGTACCGATGCAAAGACTACATTTGGGGGGATGTTATGTCTGGGTTAGTGATTGGGATCATTTTGGTGCCTCAAGCAATTGCATACTCACTGCTGGCAGGTCTGAAGCCCATTTATAGCCTTTACACATCCTTCTTTGCCAACATCATCTATTTCTTAATGGGCACATCCCGTCACGTCTCAGTTGGCATTTTCAGCTTGATAAGCTTAATGGTGGGACAAGTTGTGGACCGAGAACTTCTCTTGGCTGGGTTTGACTTGAATGATGATGCCCCACCAGCCTCAGGTGATGGCTCTCTGCAGAATGACAATCTGTCCAACACAACTGCCTTCAACCTGACCATTGCAGGGATAAATGCCGAGTGTGGGAAAGAGTGTTATGCTATTGGCATTGCTACAGCCTTGACATTCATGGCTGGAGTGTATCAG GTTCTAATGGGGATGTTTCATCTGGGTTTCGTATCTATGTACCTATCTGAGTCCGTACTAGATGGCTTTGCAACTGGTGCTTCCTTAACCATTTTAACAGCTCAAGTGAAGTATCTTATTGGAATAAAAATTCCACGTAGCCAAGGCCATGGGATGCTGGTTATTACCTGGATTAACATTTTCCGGAACATTTCTCAGGCTAACCTGTGTGATGTCATCACAAGTGCCATTTGTATCGTGGTGCTGGTCGCTGCTAAGGAACTCGGAGATCGGTATAAGCATAAACTGAAATTTCCTCTTCCCACAGAGCTGGTAGTTATTGTTGTGGCAACACTGGTGTCACACTATGGTAAGTTAAATGAAATGTATGCATCTAGTGTTTCTGGAGCAATTCCAACAGGATTTATCCCTCCAAAGGTACCAGAGTTCAACTTAATGCTCCGAGTTGCTCTAGATGCTTTGCCTCTTGCCATAGTCAGTTTTGTCTTCACTGTATCCCTTTCTGAaatgtttgcaaagaaatatgCTTACACCATCCGAGCCAATCAGGAAATGTTTGCTGTGGGGTTCTGCAACATCATTCCTTCTTTCTTCCACTCTTTTGCAACCAGTGCAGCTCTGGCAAAAACACTTGTCAAAACATCTACAGGCTGCCAGACTCAAATCTCTGGAGTAATTAGTGCAATGGTCGTTTTGCTGGTGCTGCTCTTCCTGGCACCTCTCTTCTACTCCTTGCAGAAGTGTGTCCTGGCTTGTATTATCATTGTGAGCCTTCGAGGAGCCCTGAGGAAGTTCCGAGATGTGCCAGCACGCTACCATGTGAATAAGGTGGACACACTTGTTTGGGTAGTTACCATGTCTGCCTCTGCCTTGATCAGCACAGAAATAGGGCTCTTGGTTGGCATTGTTTTCTCCATGTTATGCATCATTCTTCGGACCCAGCGGCCACGGACAGCCCTGCTTGGTCAGATTCAAGACACAAGCTTTTATGAGGATGACTCAGAATATGAAAATCTCTCTACTGTTCCAAAGGTCAAAATATTTCGTTTTGAGGCCCCACTTTACTATGCAAATAGAAACTATTTCTTAAAGTCTCTGTACAGATTGACCGATTTAGATCCTAACCTAGAAGCTGCTAGGAGGAAGAAATatgagaagaaggaaaagcagcatcTGAAAAAGGGAAGTCACAGAACAGCTAATGGACTGGGCATTGGAGAAACCACTTTGCAACTAGTTCCTAAGCAAATTGATTTCCAAGCCCTTGTTGTCGATTGCTCTTCCATCTCATTTTTGGATACCACTGGAGTTAGTACTTTGAAGGAAATCCTGAAAGACTACAAGAATTTAAACATTTCTGTTCTCCTGGCTTGCTGCAATCCCTCAGTGATAGACTCTCTGAAAAGAGGGGGTTACTTCGGAAAGGATTTTGGATGTATGCAGGAAATGCTATTCTACAGTATACATAATGCTGTGCTGTTTGCAAAAGACCAAAAGCTTCCAGCAGACTGCTCAGTTTAA
- the SLC26A1 gene encoding sulfate anion transporter 1 isoform X2, translating to MERPLEANRMENNISSCLLMERKTHVKINRKEIMVAKMRKSCSCTPQKLKNFLMDFFPVLQWLPKYRCKDYIWGDVMSGLVIGIILVPQAIAYSLLAGLKPIYSLYTSFFANIIYFLMGTSRHVSVGIFSLISLMVGQVVDRELLLAGFDLNDDAPPASGDGSLQNDNLSNTTAFNLTIAGINAECGKECYAIGIATALTFMAGVYQVLMGMFHLGFVSMYLSESVLDGFATGASLTILTAQVKYLIGIKIPRSQGHGMLVITWINIFRNISQANLCDVITSAICIVVLVAAKELGDRYKHKLKFPLPTELVVIVVATLVSHYGKLNEMYASSVSGAIPTGFIPPKVPEFNLMLRVALDALPLAIVSFVFTVSLSEMFAKKYAYTIRANQEMFAVGFCNIIPSFFHSFATSAALAKTLVKTSTGCQTQISGVISAMVVLLVLLFLAPLFYSLQKCVLACIIIVSLRGALRKFRDVPARYHVNKVDTLVWVVTMSASALISTEIGLLVGIVFSMLCIILRTQRPRTALLGQIQDTSFYEDDSEYENLSTVPKVKIFRFEAPLYYANRNYFLKSLYRLTDLDPNLEAARRKKYEKKEKQHLKKGSHRTANGLGIGETTLQLVPKQIDFQALVVDCSSISFLDTTGVSTLKEILKDYKNLNISVLLACCNPSVIDSLKRGGYFGKDFGCMQEMLFYSIHNAVLFAKDQKLPADCSV from the exons ATGGAAAGACCACTTGAGGCTAACAGAATGGAAAACAACATCTCATCCTGCCTTCTCATGGAAAGAAAGACTCATGTCAAGATTAACAGGAAAGAAATCATGGTAGCTAAAATGAGaaagagctgctcctgcacacCACAGAAGCTGAAGAACTTTCTTATGGACTTCTTTCCCGTTTTACAATGGCTTCCCAAGTACCGATGCAAAGACTACATTTGGGGGGATGTTATGTCTGGGTTAGTGATTGGGATCATTTTGGTGCCTCAAGCAATTGCATACTCACTGCTGGCAGGTCTGAAGCCCATTTATAGCCTTTACACATCCTTCTTTGCCAACATCATCTATTTCTTAATGGGCACATCCCGTCACGTCTCAGTTGGCATTTTCAGCTTGATAAGCTTAATGGTGGGACAAGTTGTGGACCGAGAACTTCTCTTGGCTGGGTTTGACTTGAATGATGATGCCCCACCAGCCTCAGGTGATGGCTCTCTGCAGAATGACAATCTGTCCAACACAACTGCCTTCAACCTGACCATTGCAGGGATAAATGCCGAGTGTGGGAAAGAGTGTTATGCTATTGGCATTGCTACAGCCTTGACATTCATGGCTGGAGTGTATCAG GTTCTAATGGGGATGTTTCATCTGGGTTTCGTATCTATGTACCTATCTGAGTCCGTACTAGATGGCTTTGCAACTGGTGCTTCCTTAACCATTTTAACAGCTCAAGTGAAGTATCTTATTGGAATAAAAATTCCACGTAGCCAAGGCCATGGGATGCTGGTTATTACCTGGATTAACATTTTCCGGAACATTTCTCAGGCTAACCTGTGTGATGTCATCACAAGTGCCATTTGTATCGTGGTGCTGGTCGCTGCTAAGGAACTCGGAGATCGGTATAAGCATAAACTGAAATTTCCTCTTCCCACAGAGCTGGTAGTTATTGTTGTGGCAACACTGGTGTCACACTATGGTAAGTTAAATGAAATGTATGCATCTAGTGTTTCTGGAGCAATTCCAACAGGATTTATCCCTCCAAAGGTACCAGAGTTCAACTTAATGCTCCGAGTTGCTCTAGATGCTTTGCCTCTTGCCATAGTCAGTTTTGTCTTCACTGTATCCCTTTCTGAaatgtttgcaaagaaatatgCTTACACCATCCGAGCCAATCAGGAAATGTTTGCTGTGGGGTTCTGCAACATCATTCCTTCTTTCTTCCACTCTTTTGCAACCAGTGCAGCTCTGGCAAAAACACTTGTCAAAACATCTACAGGCTGCCAGACTCAAATCTCTGGAGTAATTAGTGCAATGGTCGTTTTGCTGGTGCTGCTCTTCCTGGCACCTCTCTTCTACTCCTTGCAGAAGTGTGTCCTGGCTTGTATTATCATTGTGAGCCTTCGAGGAGCCCTGAGGAAGTTCCGAGATGTGCCAGCACGCTACCATGTGAATAAGGTGGACACACTTGTTTGGGTAGTTACCATGTCTGCCTCTGCCTTGATCAGCACAGAAATAGGGCTCTTGGTTGGCATTGTTTTCTCCATGTTATGCATCATTCTTCGGACCCAGCGGCCACGGACAGCCCTGCTTGGTCAGATTCAAGACACAAGCTTTTATGAGGATGACTCAGAATATGAAAATCTCTCTACTGTTCCAAAGGTCAAAATATTTCGTTTTGAGGCCCCACTTTACTATGCAAATAGAAACTATTTCTTAAAGTCTCTGTACAGATTGACCGATTTAGATCCTAACCTAGAAGCTGCTAGGAGGAAGAAATatgagaagaaggaaaagcagcatcTGAAAAAGGGAAGTCACAGAACAGCTAATGGACTGGGCATTGGAGAAACCACTTTGCAACTAGTTCCTAAGCAAATTGATTTCCAAGCCCTTGTTGTCGATTGCTCTTCCATCTCATTTTTGGATACCACTGGAGTTAGTACTTTGAAGGAAATCCTGAAAGACTACAAGAATTTAAACATTTCTGTTCTCCTGGCTTGCTGCAATCCCTCAGTGATAGACTCTCTGAAAAGAGGGGGTTACTTCGGAAAGGATTTTGGATGTATGCAGGAAATGCTATTCTACAGTATACATAATGCTGTGCTGTTTGCAAAAGACCAAAAGCTTCCAGCAGACTGCTCAGTTTAA